CATAGGCGACCGAGATGGCGACTGTGCCGCCAAGGAAATTTCTTCCCGCAAAGAGTCGAAGGTCAACGATAGGCCTTTGTTCGGTCAGTTCCCAGATGAGGAAGAATACGAAGGCTACCGCAGCGAAAACCGCCAGAAGGCAGATCACCGGTGAGTTGAACCAGTCGAGATCCTTACCCTTGTCGAGCAGGATCTGTAGAGCGGCCACCCAGGCAATCAACGACAGCAGGCCTACTTTGTCTATGGGCAACCTATGCGTTGCTGTTTCCCGGTCGCGATAAAGGAACCAGACAACGGCTGCCGCGAACAGGCCCACCGGCACGTTGATATAGAAAATCCAGGACCAGCTATAGCTGTCCGTGATCCATCCGCCCAGTGCTGGACCTGCGATGGGGCCGACAGTCGCTGTCATCGCCCACAAAGACAGAGCGCTAGAGCTCTTTTCCTTTGGGAACGTGGTGAGTAGCAGAGCCTGTGACAACGGCACTAGTGGGCCTGCGGCAGCGCCCTGCAGAACACGGGCGCCGAGCAGTATGGGCAGGGTTGGAGACAGGCCACACAGCCAGGAGGAGAGCACGAACAGCAGGATCGCCCCTGTGAACAGCCTCACCTGGCCAATGCGCTGAGTAAGCCAGCCCGTGAGTGGAATGGAAATAGCGTTGGCAGCAGCGAACAGTGTAATGACCCAGGTACCTTCGTCCACGGATACGCCAAGGTTTCCAGAAATGGTCGGTACGGCGACGTTGGCAATGGAGGAGTCCAGGACGTTCATAAAGGTGGCGAGCGCCACCGCAATGGCACCGAGCGCAAACCGCGCTCCAGTCAGTGGTGCGGGGACGGAAGGGGGCAACTGCGTGGTCATGGTGGGATCCGGCGAGGTACCTGTGGATGCACTCCCGACCATTTATTTGACTAGTCAGATAAATGGTCGGAAAGAAGGCGAGACCACTCTTCACGAACGCCTGGAGTTCATGCGTTTGCGATCAGGGCGCCATCTCGCCTATCGATGGTGTTGAATATATCTGACTTATCAGATATATTCAACACCATGACCGCATGAGTCGCAGGGGTGGTGGCTGGTGACATACTGCGCTGCCGCCGATCCCGCACGGGGCGCTTCCTAGAGAGCTGTTCGCGACGCGCAATCAGCTATTCAAGGGCGTGGGTAAAACCCAGCTACCGATGCCTCGGGCATGGCCATGATGATGCCCGCAATACAGGCGCCGCAGATCATGGCGGCCACGCAAGGGCTGGAGGACGAACGCACCTTTCGCTCCGCCGAAGAGGTCGCTGTTGATTTCATACAGCGCCCCGTCGCGAACTCCTGGAGAGCATCATGACGTGATCGGACATGATGAGCCTGCAGACTTCGCGTCACTTGTGGCTCGCGCGTGAATCCGCATCAGCGCATTCCGGCCATTGGTGCGTATCACCACGTACTGGTTCAATGGAGCGTGGTGTACGACTTGCTGATCGTACTGATGAATCGTCAGGCTGTTGACGCGATCGAGGACGTCATTCGGCAGCCGGGCATTGAGGTCGAACAGCTGTCCGTCGACACCTATGGGTTCACCGATGTTGAGATGGGTATGCGGCGGCTACGTCGTCATCTTCATGAACATGATGAATATCGGGTGCCGGGCTTGGGAGTCAATACGAATCGTTGCCGGCGCCAGTCATGAGATCCCACACACGGTCCACGTCGCCCTCAGCCAGCACCTCGTATGCGGACTTTCCTTCCAGACGGCGCTGCCGAAGACACATCCAGCTTGCAGCTCTTTCTCGGGTCCCGAGCGCCTGCATGACCATGTTTGCAAGCGTGTTTGCCTCATTTTCAAGCAAATCGAAGGCCTCCATTCGTGCTTTATCTCGTAGTGATTCCACCGCCGCAAGGCTGGCCACAGTCTCATCAAAAATGCCCATTCGAGCGCGCATTACAACCTCCAATCTCTCTCGTTGCCAGGGCCAATAGATGACCTTTGAAGTTGGCGATCCTTTAGCCCGCGTTTGGGCGGTTCCTATTCCTAATAGCACGGAGTCACTTTGCCTGCTTTCTCACCTCTAGCTGGGCACAAGCAATCGAACTGCCATAGCAATCATCGTGACCGCAATAACCCCGCCCGAGTACAAAGCGAAGAACCAAAACCATGTTTTGTCCTTCCGTGGCACGGTCATCAGTGGTAACCAGGGTCGTTAGCCCGTACCTTGCCGCGGAATATCCAGTACGACGCAGCCGTGTATACCAAGATGATGGGCACGACAATCGCCGCTCCAACAAGGGTGAATGCCTGGCTCGAATAGGGTGCCGATGCCGCCCACAGATCCAGCGAGGGAGGGAGAATGTTTGGGAAGATGCTGATCAGTAGCCCCGAATAGCCAAGAGACATAATGCCCAGGGCCAGGAGGAAGGGGTGACGGTCGTGTTGACGTCTTACTGAGACTTGGATGCCGATCACGCAGGCAACCACGAGCAACGGTACGGGGAGGAAGTAAAAAAGATTGGGCAGCGTGAGCCATCGGCGGGCGATGGTTGGTTGGCCAAGCACCGTCCACACGCTTACAGCCACGATAAAGACAAACAGAAGCCACGTTAATGGCTTCATGGCGACATACATACGCCGTTGTAGCTCACCCTCCGTCTTCATGATGAGCCACCCGCACGCGAGCGTGGCGTAGGTGACCCAAAGACCTAAGCCCACCAGCAGACCAAAGGGCGAGAGCCAGTCGAACGGCCCGCCTGCATACTGGCGCCCAACGACAGGAATTCCTTGGAGCACTGTGCCCAGGATGAGGCCCTGACAGAAGATGGCGGTGGCCGAGCCGATCATGAATGCCAGATCCCAAAGGTGTTGCGAACGGCGGGCCTTGGCGCGTATTTCAAATGCCACGCCCCGGAAGATGAGCCCGCATACCATGCCAATGACCGGCAGGTACGCTGCCGGAAGAAGGACTGAGTACGCGACGGGGAAGGCTGCAAAAAGGCCTGCTCCGCCTAGTACCATCCATGTCTCATTGCCGTCCCATACCGGGGCAACGGTGTTGAGCATGATTTGCCGCTCGTGCTCCCGATGGAAGAGCGGGAATAGCAGCCCAATGCCAAGATCAAATCCATCCAGAACAACATACAGAAACACGCCAAAAGCGATGATGGCACCCCATACAAGTGCGATGTCAAAGGTCATAGAAGCTACTCGTCAATGAATTCAGTCGGACGCGACAATGGACGATGGTCAAACCGCTGGTTGCCCTTGCCGGTGTCGGTGCCCACCTCGTCCATTTCGTCATTAAAGGGGGCCGGGCCTTTCACCATCAGCTTGAGCATGTAGTAGATGCCTGTACCAAATACCGCGAAGTACACGACCACTAGCACCATCAGAGAGGTGCCAACCTGTTGCGCTGATACCGCCGACACCGCGTCGCGCGTGCGCAACACGCCATAGACAACCCATGGCTGTCGACCGCTTTCAGTGGTGATCCATCCCGCGATGAGAGCGATCAAGCCCGATGGTCCCATCAGCATCGCAAACCGAAGAAAGAAGCGCGCGTTATAGATCCGGTCACCGCGACGCAATGCCAGGCCGAGAAGAGCCATGGCAAGCAACAGCAAGCCCATGGCCACCATCAATCGAAAACTCCAGAACACGATGGTCGAATTTGGCCGATCTTCGGGTGGGAAATTCTTGAGACCCTGGATTTCGCCCGTCCATGAGTGCGCGAGGATGACGCTGCCAAGGTGGGGAACCTTGATCGCGTAGCGGGTTTCCTCTCGGTCCATATCGGGCCACCCCACCAGATTGAGCGAAGTGCCCCCCTTTTCGGTCTCCCATAAGCCCTCAATAGCCGCGATCTTGGCGGGTTGATACTTGCGGGTATTGAGGCCATGGGCGTCGCCGACACCGATTTGGATTGGCACGATGACCAATAGAAGCCACAGCCCCATCGAAAAAGCTTTCCGAACGGGGCGGTCCTGTCTTCCCGCCAACATGTGCCAGGCTGAGCAGGCTACGACCAGGCATCCGGCGACGATGAACGAGGCCAGGGTCATGTGCACCCATCGATAAGGAAATGATGGATTGAAGATAATTTTGATCCAATCGACGGGAACAATACGGCCGTCTTGCCACATGTAACCTTGCGGCGTGTGCATCCAACTATTGGATGCGAGGATCCAGAAGGTTGAAATCAACGTTCCCGTTGCGACCATGAGCGTTGCAAAAAAGTGAGCGGATGGCCTGACCTTGTGCCAGCCGAACAACATGACGCCAAGAAAGCCGGCCTCAAGGAAGAACGCCGTCAACACCTCGTAGGTGAGCAGTGGCCCCGTCACGCTGCCTGCCGCATTAGAAAATCCAGCCCAGTTTGTGCCGAACTCGTAGCTCATCACGACACCTGAAACTACGCCCATGGAAAAGCCAACGGCGAAGATCTTTGACCAGAAGAAGAACAGCACTCGATAGACGGGGCGCTTGGTCATTAGCCAGGCGCCCTCTAGAACGACAAGGTAGTTGGCCAAGCCAATGCTTATGGCCGGAAAGATGATGTGAAAAGAGACAGTGAACGCGAACTGCCATCGCGCCAAAAGAAGCGCATCGCCAGGCATGGCCATGGCTACCCCTTCCTGCGCTTATCAGTCGACTGAAGATAAGTCGCCATTCGAAGCGCGACGCAATTCGTCCAGCGAACACAGGGGCACCTGTTCATCCAGTGCGTAAGCCGATCTTGATGCGGTTGCTTGCTACTTTCCGCAAGACTGCAAGAACGTATGTTTGTCATCGATTCGGTAGAGTATCGCGGAGAGAGATTTGCATGTCGTGCATGGATTGACGCGAAGCCATGCGCCACTCATTTTCAATTCGATTGCCAGGAGATCTCAGTGTTCTCATCTGGCGTACTGATGGCCAGCACTCAGGCAATTGAGATCATGCGATCTCGCCACGGATGGGTGCGATCTAGATATGGTGATGCCACCAAAGTGAAGCCTTTTGTGCTTCACTGGCATGCTAGGTTTCGGCCAAGCGAACGGCTAGGTGCTTCAATGGGCGCACAGTGTTGCCGTCCTTGCATCAATCCGGCCGGCACTTTCGCATCTCATCAGTTTTGGTGAGACAGCAAGGCCTACTACTCTATGCGTGCCGGGTCGTGATCGATGTCTAGCGAGGATTGGTGGCTATTACTCGATACGCATCGTGATGCCGATATAGCGCAACTATCAACATCAAGTGTCGCTTGACCGTTTTCTGGTCCTTCTGTCCTGATGGCGTAAAGATTCGATCGCCAAGAAGGGCTAAGTGTCTCTGGTGCAAAAAAAGATGCGTTCTTGATGAGCCCATTGGATGCATAGGTGCTGTCCGCCACTCGGCTCTCCCAAAGTCATTGTTGTCGGGAGTGCAACGCAGTTATCCACTGACTATCGCTACTGTGACGTACGGATAGCGGCTAGCATCACTCCCGACTCATCGTTCCTGTCCATCGCATCTAGCCATGGATCGTCTCACATCTCAGCGAAGCCGGCACAAGAATCATGAATAGCGAACTATCGTGCGCAAGAGTCGATGAGAGGAATTCCATGAATTCTTGGGGCGCCGTTGCTCTGTCGACGCGAGTCATTGCAATCATAATTACGGATCGCAACGGCCAGATCTCCGGATGGAACGAAGGCGCCAAGAGCACGTTTGGATATCGCGAGAACGAGGTGCTTGGGCAGCCATTTGACTCGCTAATTGAACATGCCGCGACGGGCGACATAGCTAGCGAAACGATTGGACATTTCGGTCAGTTCCGGTGGTACCGCCATAAAAGCGGGCGGCGCTTGTTATGTACAGAAAAGATGACTATCCATGACATGTGCGCTGACGGCCTTGGCGGTTACGTTTGGTGCATCTGTGATACCACGCCTCTGCGAGAACGATTCCTTCAATTGCAGAAGGAGCTGGTCGAGCGTGATCGACGCGAGAAGGCGGTTCTCGCCGATGAATCAAAGGACCGGTGCATGGCCCTGATATCGCACGAGCTCAAGCAACCATTGGCCATGATGATGATAAGCATCGAAAGGATGCTCGATGCCACGTCCGACATTCGAGATTCGCGGCTGGTGGGCGAACTTC
This genomic interval from Dyella japonica A8 contains the following:
- a CDS encoding DHA2 family efflux MFS transporter permease subunit encodes the protein MTTQLPPSVPAPLTGARFALGAIAVALATFMNVLDSSIANVAVPTISGNLGVSVDEGTWVITLFAAANAISIPLTGWLTQRIGQVRLFTGAILLFVLSSWLCGLSPTLPILLGARVLQGAAAGPLVPLSQALLLTTFPKEKSSSALSLWAMTATVGPIAGPALGGWITDSYSWSWIFYINVPVGLFAAAVVWFLYRDRETATHRLPIDKVGLLSLIAWVAALQILLDKGKDLDWFNSPVICLLAVFAAVAFVFFLIWELTEQRPIVDLRLFAGRNFLGGTVAISVAYGIFFANLVLLPQWMQEFLGYRSVDAGLVTAPLGIFAVVLAPIMGRIMPKSDPRVLATLAFIGFALVFLMRSNYTTGVDAHTLVVPTLLQGIPTALFFVPLTAIILSGLSPEKIPAAAGLSNFVRVFAGAVGTSLLSTGWSNRTIMHHARLMEQATPYNPVFLDSITSLERSLHVSADRAVAFFETKLTAQAAMLGLNDIFWLSAVTFIAIIPLIWVTKPGKGAGAGAAAAGH
- the cydB gene encoding cytochrome d ubiquinol oxidase subunit II, coding for MTFDIALVWGAIIAFGVFLYVVLDGFDLGIGLLFPLFHREHERQIMLNTVAPVWDGNETWMVLGGAGLFAAFPVAYSVLLPAAYLPVIGMVCGLIFRGVAFEIRAKARRSQHLWDLAFMIGSATAIFCQGLILGTVLQGIPVVGRQYAGGPFDWLSPFGLLVGLGLWVTYATLACGWLIMKTEGELQRRMYVAMKPLTWLLFVFIVAVSVWTVLGQPTIARRWLTLPNLFYFLPVPLLVVACVIGIQVSVRRQHDRHPFLLALGIMSLGYSGLLISIFPNILPPSLDLWAASAPYSSQAFTLVGAAIVVPIILVYTAASYWIFRGKVRANDPGYH
- a CDS encoding cytochrome ubiquinol oxidase subunit I, which codes for MAMPGDALLLARWQFAFTVSFHIIFPAISIGLANYLVVLEGAWLMTKRPVYRVLFFFWSKIFAVGFSMGVVSGVVMSYEFGTNWAGFSNAAGSVTGPLLTYEVLTAFFLEAGFLGVMLFGWHKVRPSAHFFATLMVATGTLISTFWILASNSWMHTPQGYMWQDGRIVPVDWIKIIFNPSFPYRWVHMTLASFIVAGCLVVACSAWHMLAGRQDRPVRKAFSMGLWLLLVIVPIQIGVGDAHGLNTRKYQPAKIAAIEGLWETEKGGTSLNLVGWPDMDREETRYAIKVPHLGSVILAHSWTGEIQGLKNFPPEDRPNSTIVFWSFRLMVAMGLLLLAMALLGLALRRGDRIYNARFFLRFAMLMGPSGLIALIAGWITTESGRQPWVVYGVLRTRDAVSAVSAQQVGTSLMVLVVVYFAVFGTGIYYMLKLMVKGPAPFNDEMDEVGTDTGKGNQRFDHRPLSRPTEFIDE
- a CDS encoding Tn3 family transposase; protein product: MNPHQRIPAIGAYHHVLVQWSVVYDLLIVLMNRQAVDAIEDVIRQPGIEVEQLSVDTYGFTDVEMGMRRLRRHLHEHDEYRVPGLGVNTNRCRRQS